The nucleotide sequence AATGTGTGGCGGCAGCGCCGATTTCCCATATCCATTGCGCGATTCGCCATGGTGCTGGGTCCCCACAACCGTTATCCAGACCGAGAACAGCGTATGTGGGTGCGACTCTTGCGCGGTCGAGAAATCCTCATTCCCGGCGACGGCACGACGCTCGGCATGGTCGGGCACGTGGAAGACGAAGCCCGCGCTTTGCGGCTGATGATGCAAAACCCCAAAACTTTCGGACAAATCTACAATGTCACTGGCAAAGATTATTTCACCGACGAAGCATATGTCGATACGTTGGCCGAAATTGCGGGCGTACGGGCGCAAAAGGTGTTCGTCCCCGCCCACATCATGGACGAATATGCTCCCAATGCCGTGATCGACCGCGCCCGCCTCGGCTTGGGACCCGACGAAAGCGGAAATCCATCCAATGACCGGCCCATCATCCAGCGCCTCGCGCCCTTCATTCACGGCTGGAAAGCGCCCGTCCTTTTCAGCACCAAAAAGCTGCAGGACGACTTGAACTACGAACAACTCTACACGTTCAAGTCAGGCGAGACCCAAACGTACGAGTGGTTCGAACGGGAGGGCTTGGCCGATAAGCTCGAATACGATTTCAGCGCCGAAGACGCGCTGCTCGCCCTGATCAAAAGGGAATGAGCGTCCTCGAGTGCGCAATCGATGACAAGATATCCCATTGTGCTGGGATTTCCCCATTGTTGCATTTTTAAAAATGTAGAGTTACCGTCTTGACGGATCGCGTGCCGCAGTGTGACCTCGCGGCATGCAACGTCGTCAATGGTTGAAGCTTCTTCTTGCCGCATCGAGCGCGCACGTTTTCCCGGCTTGTAAAGAACCGCGGCCCCGGCTCGCGCCGAGTGCGCGGCGAACGCGCGTCATCGTCATCGGCGCAGGCATTGCGGGGCTCGCCGCCGCGCGCGAGCTTTCCTGCGCAGGACACGAAGTGATCGTGCTCGAGGCGCGGGACCGCATTGGCGGAAGGGTGTTCACCGATCGCTCGCGCCCGGACGAACCCGTGGACCTCGGCGCCTCGTGGATCCACGGTGCCGAAGGCAACCCGATCGCCAAGCTTGCCGCAGACTTCGGTGCGGAGACGATACCCACGCATTCCAATTCCTATCAGACATGGGACACCGATGGCAGGATACTCACGGAGCACGAGGAAGAGGCGATTTGGACAGCATTCGATATGCTGCTCGAGGAGCTCGACGAGCTTCGGGAGCGGCGCATTGCGATGGGATTGGGCGACATCCCGCTTTTGGTAGCGATGGACGAAATTATGGATGAGCAGGGGATCACGGGCAAAGA is from Polyangiaceae bacterium and encodes:
- a CDS encoding NAD-dependent epimerase/dehydratase family protein; protein product: MKILVMGGTRFNGYHLVRELVNGGHDVTVLNRGITPVVLPRQVRRLYADRKNHNQLKEALGNEEFDCVQDISAYTLDDVQSMVEIFEGRTDHYIFASTTTVYAPSKIMPLTEDAPVELGPLQQDYGRNKIMCERFLLNVWRQRRFPISIARFAMVLGPHNRYPDREQRMWVRLLRGREILIPGDGTTLGMVGHVEDEARALRLMMQNPKTFGQIYNVTGKDYFTDEAYVDTLAEIAGVRAQKVFVPAHIMDEYAPNAVIDRARLGLGPDESGNPSNDRPIIQRLAPFIHGWKAPVLFSTKKLQDDLNYEQLYTFKSGETQTYEWFEREGLADKLEYDFSAEDALLALIKRE